Proteins from a genomic interval of Aureimonas sp. AU20:
- a CDS encoding cobalt-precorrin-6A reductase, whose protein sequence is MPEPRFVLLLGGTAEASLLARRLHAERTDIRLLLSLAGRTLAPVLPEGVETRIGGFGGVEGLADFVTTAGVTHLLDATHPYAVGMSRNAAAAARRCALPHAAFLRPAWQRMEGDLWQEVDCLRAARDALPHGARPFLALGSQHVAPFRHRPDLSPVLRRVDAPSEPLPFAATLITGRPADDPAEEAALFRAERVTHLVCRNSGGARGYAKIAAARALGLPVILIRRPPEPDGPILRSLNAAMAWLAG, encoded by the coding sequence GTGCCTGAGCCGCGCTTCGTGCTCCTTCTCGGCGGCACGGCCGAGGCTTCCCTCCTCGCTCGCCGGCTGCACGCCGAGCGCACCGATATCCGGCTTCTCCTGTCGCTGGCCGGGCGCACCTTGGCGCCCGTGCTGCCGGAGGGGGTAGAGACCCGGATCGGCGGGTTCGGCGGCGTGGAAGGGCTCGCAGACTTCGTGACCACGGCCGGCGTCACGCATCTTCTCGATGCGACGCATCCCTACGCGGTCGGCATGTCGCGCAACGCGGCGGCGGCGGCGCGGCGTTGCGCCCTCCCGCACGCCGCCTTCCTGCGCCCGGCTTGGCAGCGGATGGAGGGCGACCTCTGGCAGGAAGTCGACTGCCTGCGCGCGGCGCGCGATGCGCTGCCTCACGGGGCGCGGCCCTTCCTGGCCCTCGGCAGCCAGCATGTCGCGCCGTTCCGCCACCGTCCGGATCTGTCGCCCGTGCTGCGCCGGGTGGACGCGCCCTCCGAGCCTCTGCCCTTTGCCGCCACGCTCATCACCGGTCGGCCCGCCGACGATCCGGCCGAGGAGGCGGCGTTGTTTCGCGCCGAGCGCGTCACGCATCTCGTTTGCCGAAACTCGGGCGGCGCGCGCGGCTATGCCAAGATCGCGGCGGCGCGCGCGCTCGGCCTGCCGGTCATCCTGATCCGCCGGCCGCCCGAGCCGGACGGGCCGATCCTGCGCAGCCTCAATGCCGCGATGGCGTGGTTAGCCGGCTGA
- the cobD gene encoding threonine-phosphate decarboxylase CobD, with product MKEALHHGGALDAAVARFGGARGDWLDLSTGINPVPPPLPGIEPELWARLPERALEARAKDALRRFAGAGEGAGVALAPGTQALIALLPHLFTPGPAAVLFPSYEEHGRALAAAGHVVSRFSTLAEIAPQTRLAVLVSPNNPDGRRFSPGDVLSLADRLGSQGGLFVLDEAFADAEPEQSLSREVGRPGLLVLRSFGKFFGLAGLRFGAALCEPALAARIETRLGPWAVSGPALALAAGLMADEAGVARLRAGIAARAVLTRRALAAAGLEPVGGTALFSLLQVPEAAGLFEALARRHILTRPFPYRADWLRIGTVRNEAEAERLTEALREARAEVGC from the coding sequence GTGAAGGAGGCGCTGCATCACGGCGGGGCGCTCGACGCCGCCGTGGCGCGCTTCGGCGGCGCGCGGGGCGATTGGCTCGACCTGTCCACCGGCATCAATCCTGTGCCGCCGCCCCTACCGGGCATCGAGCCCGAGCTTTGGGCGCGCCTGCCGGAGCGGGCGCTGGAGGCGCGCGCCAAAGACGCGCTGCGCCGCTTTGCCGGCGCGGGCGAGGGGGCGGGCGTCGCGTTGGCGCCGGGCACGCAAGCGCTGATCGCCCTCCTGCCGCATCTTTTCACGCCCGGCCCGGCCGCCGTGCTGTTTCCCAGCTACGAGGAACATGGCCGCGCTCTGGCAGCGGCGGGCCACGTCGTGTCGCGCTTCTCAACGCTGGCCGAGATCGCCCCGCAGACGCGGCTGGCGGTGCTCGTTTCGCCCAACAACCCGGACGGACGGCGCTTCTCGCCGGGCGACGTGCTCTCGCTAGCGGATCGGCTGGGGAGCCAAGGCGGGCTCTTCGTGCTCGACGAAGCCTTCGCCGACGCCGAGCCTGAGCAGAGCCTCAGCCGCGAGGTCGGGCGGCCGGGGCTTCTCGTTCTTCGCTCCTTCGGCAAGTTCTTCGGCCTCGCGGGGCTGCGCTTCGGCGCGGCCTTATGCGAGCCGGCGCTGGCCGCGCGGATCGAGACGCGGCTCGGCCCCTGGGCCGTGTCCGGCCCGGCGCTTGCGCTTGCCGCCGGGCTGATGGCGGACGAGGCGGGCGTCGCGCGCCTGCGCGCCGGCATCGCCGCCCGCGCCGTGCTGACGCGTCGCGCCCTAGCAGCGGCGGGGCTGGAGCCCGTCGGCGGCACAGCCCTGTTCTCGCTTCTTCAGGTGCCGGAGGCCGCTGGTCTGTTCGAGGCGCTGGCGCGCCGCCACATCCTGACGCGCCCTTTCCCCTATCGCGCCGACTGGCTGCGGATCGGCACGGTGCGGAACGAAGCGGAGGCGGAGCGGCTGACGGAGGCGCTGCGCGAAGCACGAGCCGAGGTCGGATGCTGA
- a CDS encoding cobyrinate a,c-diamide synthase, producing the protein MRDEERGSKEGWSTPRAGGGFLLAAPQSGSGKTLATLALLRHLKRAGVAMRSAKAGPDYIDPAFHAAATGQPSVNLDPYAMRPDLIRALAWADARPLVVEAMMGLYDGAADGTGSAADLAVLLGLPVVLLVDCARQSHSIAALVRGFRDHDPRLRFAGVMLNRVASARHEVLLRNALEPLGLPVLAVLPPEPCLALPERHLGLVQAGEHSDLAGFLDRAAGWMEKGLAPGALDALLQPGEAHAATVAPLAPLGQRIAVARDTAFAFLYPHLLEGWRQGGAALSFFSPLGEEAPEAGADAVFLPGGYPELHAGQLASAERFRAGMHQAASRGALIYGECGGYMTLGETLTDAEGAAHPMLGLLPLATSFAARQRHLGYRRLSPLPGAPWPHALTGHEFHYATITGEGAADRLFEARDALGTDLGAMGLRCGRVMGSFAHVIDGTLA; encoded by the coding sequence GTGCGGGACGAGGAGCGGGGTTCGAAGGAAGGTTGGAGCACGCCGCGCGCGGGCGGCGGCTTTCTCCTGGCCGCACCCCAGTCCGGCAGCGGCAAGACGCTGGCGACCCTCGCGCTGCTGCGCCATCTCAAGCGGGCGGGCGTCGCGATGCGCTCCGCCAAGGCGGGGCCTGATTATATCGACCCGGCCTTTCACGCGGCGGCGACCGGCCAGCCCTCGGTCAATCTCGACCCCTATGCCATGCGGCCCGACCTGATCCGGGCGCTCGCCTGGGCCGACGCGCGCCCGCTCGTCGTGGAAGCGATGATGGGCCTTTACGACGGGGCGGCGGACGGCACGGGGTCGGCGGCGGATCTGGCCGTGCTGCTCGGGCTTCCCGTCGTGCTGCTGGTGGACTGCGCCCGGCAGTCGCATTCCATCGCCGCCCTGGTGCGTGGCTTTCGCGACCATGACCCGCGCCTCCGCTTTGCCGGCGTCATGCTGAACCGCGTCGCCTCCGCCAGGCACGAAGTTCTGCTGAGAAACGCACTGGAGCCGCTCGGCCTTCCCGTTCTCGCCGTGTTGCCGCCCGAGCCATGCCTCGCGCTGCCCGAGCGCCATCTCGGCCTCGTGCAAGCCGGCGAACACAGTGATCTCGCCGGCTTTCTCGATCGCGCTGCCGGCTGGATGGAAAAGGGCCTCGCCCCCGGCGCGCTGGACGCCCTCCTGCAACCAGGAGAGGCCCATGCCGCCACCGTGGCACCTTTGGCCCCGCTTGGGCAGCGCATCGCGGTCGCCCGCGACACGGCCTTCGCCTTTCTCTACCCGCATCTTCTGGAGGGCTGGCGGCAGGGCGGGGCGGCGCTTTCCTTCTTCTCCCCCTTGGGCGAAGAGGCGCCGGAGGCGGGCGCCGACGCCGTGTTCCTGCCCGGCGGCTATCCCGAGCTTCATGCCGGGCAACTGGCGTCCGCTGAGCGATTTCGCGCTGGAATGCACCAGGCCGCTTCGCGCGGCGCGCTGATCTATGGCGAATGCGGGGGCTACATGACGCTGGGCGAAACGCTGACCGACGCCGAGGGAGCCGCGCATCCCATGCTCGGCCTCCTGCCGCTCGCCACGTCCTTCGCCGCGCGGCAGCGGCACCTCGGCTATCGCCGCCTCAGCCCGCTTCCCGGCGCGCCCTGGCCCCATGCGCTGACGGGCCATGAGTTCCACTATGCCACGATCACAGGGGAGGGCGCGGCCGATCGCCTGTTCGAGGCGCGCGATGCGCTGGGCACCGATCTCGGCGCGATGGGGCTTCGGTGCGGCCGCGTCATGGGCTCGTTCGCCCATGTGATCGACGGGACCCTGGCGTGA
- a CDS encoding CHASE3 domain-containing protein has product MGSLLSWRHLRRTYLTTPTLLRVVPTGLVLLVGIVATAWTHSLLNHQSDLVLHTHEVIETTKDVLIGLDDAETGQRGYLLSSDRRYLDPYDKALERLGDLRTRLRAQISDNAAQVARVDGLAGLVDAKLAEMKASIVLHDEAGFEAARAREITMMERATMDQIRVVIGAITEGEKQLLDARMAEVERDEHRVRLVAIVIGLLSLLTRTGVEFYLARKGLDVRVVPRHPGETD; this is encoded by the coding sequence GTGGGCTCGCTCCTGTCCTGGCGCCACCTGCGGCGCACGTATCTGACGACGCCGACGCTCCTGCGCGTGGTGCCGACCGGTCTCGTGCTCCTCGTCGGCATCGTCGCCACGGCCTGGACGCACAGCCTTCTCAACCACCAAAGCGACCTCGTCCTCCACACGCACGAGGTGATCGAGACCACCAAGGACGTGCTGATCGGCCTCGACGATGCCGAGACCGGCCAGCGCGGCTATCTCCTCAGCAGCGACCGGCGCTATCTCGACCCCTACGACAAGGCGCTGGAGCGGCTGGGGGATCTGCGCACGCGGCTGCGCGCGCAGATTTCCGACAACGCGGCGCAGGTCGCGCGGGTGGACGGGCTGGCAGGGCTGGTCGACGCCAAGCTCGCCGAGATGAAAGCCTCCATCGTCCTGCACGACGAGGCTGGCTTCGAGGCGGCGCGGGCGCGCGAGATCACGATGATGGAACGCGCCACGATGGACCAGATCCGCGTCGTCATCGGCGCCATCACCGAGGGCGAGAAGCAGCTGCTCGACGCGCGCATGGCGGAGGTGGAGCGCGACGAACACCGCGTGCGCCTCGTCGCCATCGTGATCGGTCTCCTTTCGCTCCTGACCCGGACGGGCGTCGAGTTCTACCTCGCCCGCAAGGGGCTCGATGTGCGCGTCGTTCCGCGCCATCCGGGTGAGACGGACTGA
- a CDS encoding NUDIX hydrolase, producing the protein MKRADEAETCQIAALPIWVDETARVRLGLVTSRQTHRWIIPKGWPMKGLADFEAARIEAKEEAGLRGEMLHQPIGTYHYWQRKRTDFQYVTVATYLMRVTGQKSAWKEQHERRFEWVTLREAAERLEEPELVSMVADLSENERARRFLRGGDKPAPRTARSIDIGAPEFA; encoded by the coding sequence ATGAAACGAGCCGATGAAGCGGAGACCTGCCAGATCGCGGCGCTGCCCATCTGGGTGGACGAGACGGCGCGCGTGCGCCTCGGCCTCGTCACCTCCCGGCAGACCCATCGCTGGATCATCCCCAAGGGTTGGCCCATGAAGGGGCTTGCCGATTTCGAGGCGGCACGGATCGAGGCGAAGGAGGAGGCGGGCCTGCGCGGTGAGATGCTGCACCAGCCGATCGGCACCTATCATTACTGGCAGCGCAAGCGCACCGATTTCCAATACGTCACCGTCGCGACCTATCTCATGCGCGTGACCGGGCAGAAGAGTGCCTGGAAGGAACAGCACGAGCGCCGCTTCGAATGGGTGACTTTGCGCGAGGCGGCCGAGCGGCTGGAGGAGCCCGAACTCGTGTCCATGGTCGCGGACCTTTCCGAGAACGAGCGGGCGAGGCGTTTCCTGCGTGGCGGGGACAAGCCGGCGCCAAGGACCGCGCGCTCGATCGACATAGGCGCGCCCGAGTTCGCCTGA
- the cbiB gene encoding adenosylcobinamide-phosphate synthase CbiB has protein sequence MVLFLATLIDRVLGDPDWLWRRWPHPVVLFGVLIGAADRGLNRPAFGFALRRALGVLAILLLLALAIAAGLAIQRLFAGFGWAGLILEAVVASLFLARKSLGDHVLAVKRALKEGGLGPGRQAVSMIVGRDPDQLDEAGVCRAAIESLAENASDGVVAPWMALALFGLPGLLAYKMVNTADSMIGHRSERHLAFGWGAARLDDLLNLAPARLTALLFAAVAALKPGQGAGARALKVAWRDAPSHRSPNAGWPEAAMAGALGLSLGGSRRYGALVVEAPCLGAEGRREAAPADIGAALRLFGFAMDALLLLSLAIAVVGNI, from the coding sequence ATGGTCCTGTTTCTCGCGACCTTGATTGATCGTGTTCTAGGCGATCCCGACTGGCTTTGGCGGCGCTGGCCGCATCCGGTGGTTCTGTTCGGCGTCTTGATCGGAGCGGCGGATCGCGGGCTGAACCGGCCCGCCTTCGGCTTTGCGCTGCGCCGCGCGCTCGGCGTGCTGGCGATCCTGCTGCTGCTCGCGCTCGCCATTGCCGCAGGCCTTGCGATCCAGCGCTTGTTTGCCGGCTTCGGATGGGCCGGCCTGATTCTTGAGGCTGTGGTCGCCTCCTTGTTTCTGGCGCGAAAAAGCCTTGGCGACCATGTGCTGGCCGTGAAGCGCGCGTTGAAGGAGGGCGGGCTCGGACCGGGGCGGCAGGCCGTGTCGATGATCGTCGGACGCGATCCCGATCAGTTAGACGAAGCCGGGGTTTGCCGCGCGGCGATCGAAAGTCTGGCCGAGAACGCATCGGACGGCGTGGTCGCGCCCTGGATGGCACTCGCGCTCTTCGGCCTACCCGGCCTTCTCGCCTACAAGATGGTCAACACTGCCGATTCCATGATCGGCCATCGCTCCGAGCGCCACCTCGCTTTCGGCTGGGGCGCGGCGCGGCTGGACGATCTCCTCAATCTTGCCCCCGCCCGGCTCACCGCGCTGCTCTTCGCGGCGGTCGCGGCGCTCAAGCCCGGGCAGGGCGCCGGTGCGCGGGCGCTCAAGGTGGCGTGGCGCGACGCCCCCTCGCACCGCTCGCCCAATGCCGGCTGGCCGGAAGCCGCCATGGCGGGCGCGCTGGGCCTGTCGCTCGGCGGCTCGCGCCGCTATGGCGCGCTGGTGGTGGAGGCGCCTTGCCTCGGCGCTGAGGGGCGGCGCGAGGCCGCGCCCGCCGATATCGGCGCGGCGCTCCGCCTGTTCGGCTTCGCCATGGATGCGCTTCTCCTCCTCTCGCTCGCCATCGCCGTGGTCGGGAATATCTGA
- a CDS encoding ribonuclease D, whose protein sequence is MTIRVHKGDLPDLSRYTGSVAIDTETLGLDTRRDRLCVVQLSPGDGTADIVQIAKGQREAPNLCKLLADTTKVKIFHYARFDIAALYHAFGVMTQPVFCTKIASRLVRTYTDRHGLKDLAKELIGTDLSKQQQSSDWAAETLTPAQLDYAASDVLYLHDLMGVLLQRLEREERTDLAKAAFEFLPTRAKLDLLGWDEEDIFSHSVNRT, encoded by the coding sequence ATGACCATTCGCGTTCACAAGGGCGACCTGCCCGACCTGTCCCGCTACACCGGCTCGGTCGCCATCGACACGGAAACGCTGGGGCTCGACACCAGGCGCGACCGGCTCTGCGTGGTGCAGCTTTCGCCGGGCGACGGCACGGCCGACATCGTGCAGATCGCCAAGGGCCAGCGCGAGGCGCCCAATCTCTGCAAGCTCCTGGCCGACACGACCAAGGTCAAGATCTTCCACTACGCCCGCTTCGACATCGCCGCGCTCTACCATGCGTTCGGCGTCATGACGCAGCCGGTCTTCTGCACCAAGATCGCCTCGCGGCTGGTGCGCACCTATACCGACCGGCACGGCTTGAAGGATCTCGCCAAGGAGCTGATCGGCACGGACCTGTCGAAGCAGCAGCAGTCGTCCGACTGGGCGGCGGAGACGCTGACCCCGGCGCAGCTCGACTACGCCGCCTCCGACGTCCTTTATCTCCATGACCTGATGGGCGTGCTCCTGCAGCGGCTGGAGCGCGAGGAGCGCACCGATCTCGCCAAGGCCGCCTTCGAGTTCTTGCCGACGCGCGCCAAGCTCGACCTTCTCGGCTGGGACGAGGAGGACATCTTCTCCCATTCGGTGAACCGCACCTAA
- a CDS encoding endonuclease III domain-containing protein: protein MREHPHPAEPAPPPAAPVKRRRAGTASAPSVDETALREKALEVHRRLCRTYECPIAYFHDLDPVSELISSLLSHRTRNADSGRAFKALRARFPDWDAMIEADAGEVEALIHGVRWPELKAPRLQEVLRALRDRQGELTLDFLAGMEVEAARRWLEALPGVGPKTSAAVLSFSVLRMPALPVDSHHHRVAQRLGLIGDKMDVGPSHPILRAQLPADWSAQALYDNHEILMLHGQKVCHFRRPACDRCPLTDLCPSAFKA, encoded by the coding sequence ATGCGAGAGCACCCTCACCCCGCCGAACCCGCCCCGCCGCCCGCAGCGCCCGTGAAGCGGCGGCGAGCCGGCACGGCCTCCGCCCCCTCGGTGGACGAGACCGCCCTGCGCGAGAAGGCGCTGGAGGTGCATCGGCGCCTGTGCCGGACCTACGAATGCCCGATCGCGTATTTCCACGATCTCGATCCGGTGAGCGAACTGATCTCCTCGCTCCTGTCGCACCGGACGCGCAACGCCGATTCCGGCCGCGCCTTCAAAGCGCTGCGCGCCCGCTTTCCCGATTGGGATGCGATGATCGAGGCCGACGCGGGCGAGGTCGAAGCGCTGATTCACGGCGTGCGCTGGCCCGAGCTGAAGGCGCCCCGGTTGCAGGAGGTGCTGCGGGCCTTGCGGGACCGACAAGGCGAACTGACGCTGGATTTCCTGGCCGGGATGGAGGTCGAGGCGGCGCGGCGCTGGCTGGAGGCGCTGCCCGGCGTCGGGCCGAAGACCAGCGCGGCAGTGCTTTCCTTCTCGGTCCTGCGCATGCCGGCCCTGCCGGTGGACAGCCACCATCACCGCGTCGCCCAGCGGCTTGGCCTGATCGGCGACAAAATGGATGTCGGCCCCTCGCACCCGATCCTGCGCGCGCAGCTGCCGGCGGACTGGAGCGCCCAGGCGCTCTACGACAACCACGAGATCCTGATGCTGCACGGACAAAAGGTCTGCCACTTCCGCCGACCCGCCTGCGATCGATGCCCTCTGACCGATCTTTGCCCGAGCGCCTTCAAGGCTTAG
- a CDS encoding zinc-dependent alcohol dehydrogenase family protein: MKAMIFEAFGARPEIRDVPDATPTDDGVVIEVVATGLCRSDWHGWKGHDSDIRLPHVPGHEFAGTVAAVGRNVRGFRVGERVTVPFIAACGHCGECRAGQQQVCEAQFQPGFTHWGSFAEFVAISRADENLVRLPESLDFATAASLGCRFATSFRAVVDQGRARGGEWVAVHGSGGVGLSAVMIAAALGARVVAVDVAPSKLALAKAMGAEAVVNAREVADVAEAVREITGGGAHLSLDALGHSETCRNSIRNLRRRGRHVQVGLMLGEHTAPAIPMAQVIAHELEIYGSHGMQSWRYEAMMAMIEAGTLQPQRLIGERLTLAEAVPALMAMDSQAPDGIAIIDPRA; the protein is encoded by the coding sequence ATGAAAGCCATGATCTTCGAGGCCTTCGGGGCGCGGCCCGAGATTCGCGACGTGCCGGACGCGACGCCCACCGACGACGGCGTGGTGATCGAGGTCGTGGCGACCGGCCTGTGCCGCAGCGACTGGCACGGCTGGAAGGGCCATGACAGCGACATTCGCCTGCCGCACGTGCCGGGCCACGAGTTCGCCGGCACGGTGGCGGCGGTCGGGCGCAACGTGCGCGGCTTTCGCGTGGGCGAGCGGGTCACCGTGCCCTTCATCGCCGCCTGCGGCCATTGCGGGGAGTGCCGCGCGGGCCAGCAGCAAGTCTGCGAGGCGCAGTTCCAGCCGGGCTTTACGCATTGGGGCTCCTTCGCCGAGTTCGTGGCGATCTCGCGCGCCGACGAGAATCTGGTGCGCCTGCCCGAAAGCCTCGACTTCGCCACCGCCGCAAGCCTCGGTTGCCGCTTCGCCACCTCGTTTCGCGCCGTGGTGGACCAGGGCCGGGCGCGCGGCGGCGAATGGGTCGCCGTGCATGGTAGCGGTGGCGTCGGCCTCTCCGCCGTCATGATCGCCGCTGCGCTCGGCGCGCGGGTGGTGGCGGTGGACGTCGCGCCCTCCAAGCTGGCGCTGGCCAAGGCGATGGGCGCGGAGGCGGTGGTCAACGCGCGTGAGGTGGCGGACGTCGCCGAGGCCGTGCGCGAGATCACCGGCGGCGGCGCGCATCTTTCGTTGGACGCGCTCGGCCATTCCGAGACCTGCCGGAATTCGATCCGCAACCTGCGCCGGCGCGGGCGGCACGTGCAGGTCGGGCTCATGCTGGGCGAGCACACGGCGCCCGCCATTCCCATGGCGCAGGTGATCGCGCACGAGCTGGAAATCTACGGCAGCCACGGCATGCAGTCCTGGCGCTACGAGGCGATGATGGCGATGATCGAGGCCGGCACGCTCCAGCCCCAGCGCCTGATCGGCGAGCGGCTGACGCTGGCCGAGGCTGTGCCCGCCCTCATGGCCATGGACAGCCAGGCGCCGGACGGAATCGCCATCATCGACCCGCGAGCCTGA
- a CDS encoding cobalt-precorrin-5B (C(1))-methyltransferase encodes MGFNLGKRREDGVPPGAALRRGWTTGACATAATKAALTALLTGDFPDPVEITLPKGERPGFALARTHLGAGAASASIVKDAGDDPDVTHLAEIVATVRFTAPGSGLQFRAGEGVGTVTRPGLPIPPGEPAINPVPRRLMREVVEALCAAEGRAPDVEITISVPNGEKLAEKTWNGRLGILGGLSILGTTGIVHPFSCSAWIHSIHRGIDVARAANLPRVIAATGSASEDAARRLHPDLPEIACLDMGDFAGGVLKYLRRHPVPALTLAGGFAKLTKLAQGSLDLHSGRSQVDFAFLAELAATTALAPAILSANTAKEALDLARDAGVDLAGHVATRALATIRETLGEAPVEAEILVVDRAGQVVARA; translated from the coding sequence ATGGGCTTCAATCTCGGCAAGCGGCGGGAGGATGGCGTGCCACCGGGCGCGGCGCTCCGGCGCGGCTGGACCACGGGCGCCTGCGCCACGGCCGCCACCAAGGCCGCGCTCACCGCGCTCCTTACCGGCGACTTTCCCGATCCGGTCGAGATCACCCTGCCCAAGGGCGAGCGGCCCGGCTTCGCGCTGGCCCGCACGCATCTTGGCGCCGGCGCGGCCAGCGCCAGCATCGTCAAGGATGCCGGCGACGACCCCGACGTCACGCATCTCGCCGAGATCGTCGCGACGGTTCGTTTCACGGCGCCGGGCTCGGGCCTCCAGTTCCGCGCGGGCGAGGGCGTCGGCACGGTGACGCGGCCGGGCCTGCCGATCCCGCCCGGCGAGCCGGCGATCAACCCCGTGCCGCGCCGGCTGATGCGCGAGGTGGTGGAGGCGCTCTGCGCCGCCGAGGGCCGGGCGCCCGATGTCGAGATCACGATTTCCGTGCCGAACGGCGAGAAGCTCGCCGAGAAGACCTGGAACGGGCGGCTCGGTATTCTGGGCGGGCTGTCGATCCTCGGCACGACGGGCATCGTCCATCCCTTTTCCTGCTCGGCCTGGATCCATTCGATCCATCGCGGCATCGACGTGGCGCGGGCCGCCAATCTGCCCCGCGTCATCGCCGCGACGGGCTCCGCGAGCGAGGACGCCGCGCGCCGGCTCCACCCCGACCTGCCTGAGATCGCCTGTCTCGACATGGGCGACTTTGCCGGCGGCGTTCTCAAATATCTGCGCCGGCACCCCGTGCCCGCGCTGACCCTGGCGGGGGGTTTTGCCAAGCTCACCAAGCTGGCTCAGGGGTCGCTCGACCTCCATTCCGGCCGGTCCCAGGTGGATTTCGCCTTTCTGGCGGAGCTTGCGGCGACGACCGCGCTTGCACCCGCGATCCTTTCCGCCAACACGGCCAAGGAGGCGCTGGATCTTGCGCGGGACGCGGGCGTCGATCTCGCGGGCCATGTGGCGACACGGGCGCTCGCGACGATCCGCGAGACGCTGGGCGAGGCTCCCGTGGAGGCGGAAATCCTGGTGGTGGACCGGGCCGGACAGGTGGTCGCCCGTGCCTGA
- a CDS encoding CsbD family protein, with the protein MSDHPIASLGKRIGGTAKEVVAEITGDARLQEDGRRDIADGRSPAVDGRPDLRATPRPTQEGIRR; encoded by the coding sequence ATGAGCGACCATCCGATCGCCTCGCTGGGCAAGCGCATCGGCGGCACCGCCAAGGAGGTCGTCGCCGAAATCACCGGCGACGCCCGCCTGCAGGAGGACGGGCGCCGCGACATCGCGGACGGGCGCAGCCCCGCCGTGGACGGGCGGCCCGATCTTCGCGCCACGCCGCGCCCGACGCAGGAAGGCATCCGCCGATGA
- a CDS encoding LrgB family protein, protein MIQAPDSLFELWVYLSASPLLWLTVTLGAFLLARRLAELTGFHPLMNPVLLAIVFVVAILQLSATPYATYFAGAQFIHFALGPATVALGVPLYRNRRVVRETLLPVLAALFVGALAGVVSTVAIALLLHLPQPLVLALAPKSVTAGIAMGISQGLGADPTLTAVFVIATGVIGAILVTPLMNALRIRDYAARGFAAGLASHGIGTARAFQVDNVAGAFAGLAMALNGLVTAIVAPLVLGWLL, encoded by the coding sequence ATGATACAGGCGCCCGATTCCCTCTTCGAACTCTGGGTCTATCTTTCCGCCAGCCCCCTCCTTTGGCTGACGGTGACGCTCGGCGCCTTTCTGCTGGCCCGGCGGCTGGCCGAATTGACGGGCTTCCACCCGCTGATGAACCCGGTGCTTCTGGCCATCGTCTTCGTGGTGGCGATCCTGCAGTTGAGCGCCACGCCCTACGCCACCTATTTCGCCGGGGCGCAGTTCATCCATTTCGCGCTCGGGCCGGCGACGGTCGCGCTCGGCGTGCCGCTTTATCGCAACCGGCGCGTGGTGCGCGAAACACTCCTGCCGGTGCTCGCGGCGCTGTTCGTCGGAGCGCTGGCGGGCGTAGTGTCGACGGTGGCGATCGCGCTTCTTCTCCACCTTCCTCAGCCGCTCGTGCTGGCGCTGGCGCCCAAGTCGGTGACGGCAGGCATCGCCATGGGCATTTCGCAGGGACTCGGCGCCGACCCGACGCTGACAGCCGTGTTCGTGATCGCGACCGGCGTGATCGGGGCGATCCTGGTGACGCCGCTGATGAACGCGCTGCGCATTCGCGACTATGCCGCGCGGGGCTTCGCCGCTGGCCTCGCCTCGCACGGCATCGGCACGGCGCGCGCCTTCCAGGTGGACAATGTCGCCGGCGCCTTCGCGGGCCTCGCCATGGCGCTGAACGGCCTCGTCACCGCCATCGTCGCTCCGCTCGTGCTCGGTTGGTTGCTCTGA
- a CDS encoding CidA/LrgA family protein, which produces MLYGLFVLLSCQLLGEAVRHATGGPVPGPVLGILLLIAYFAVSERLGGERMAARTRSVEGAADGLLLYLGVLFVPAGVGVAGKLDLIAHNATGILITLVGSTVATMLATVGAFRLVRLLTERGQ; this is translated from the coding sequence ATGCTCTACGGACTCTTCGTCCTCCTTTCCTGCCAGCTTCTGGGCGAGGCGGTTCGCCACGCGACGGGCGGTCCGGTGCCGGGGCCGGTGCTCGGCATCCTGCTCCTGATCGCTTATTTCGCAGTGTCGGAGCGCCTGGGCGGCGAGCGCATGGCAGCCCGCACCCGCTCGGTGGAAGGCGCGGCCGACGGGCTGCTGCTTTATCTCGGCGTCCTGTTCGTGCCGGCGGGCGTCGGTGTCGCTGGCAAGCTCGACCTCATTGCCCACAACGCCACCGGCATTCTCATCACCCTGGTCGGCTCGACCGTGGCCACGATGCTCGCGACGGTCGGCGCCTTCCGCCTCGTGCGCCTCCTGACAGAGCGCGGCCAATGA